One Panicum virgatum strain AP13 chromosome 3N, P.virgatum_v5, whole genome shotgun sequence DNA segment encodes these proteins:
- the LOC120663398 gene encoding WRKY DNA-binding transcription factor 70-like isoform X2: protein MALDSVPTYLSDLGSSHRAVRTQQQRIRKDERTWTSDTYAPYDDGHQWRKYGEKKLSNSNFPRFYYRCTYKNDMKCPATKQVQQKDTTDPPLFSVTYFNHHTCITSSNPKGCTRDIAAQSSSRKAVSICFSPHTASEQPTFLTSSAMPQSPNVHSFRANQQPERSPYASQFQWTDTSCPVSNSQVQMEVDSFSAASTASSSSGALPRTLLPIGQSRCIEYFHFL, encoded by the exons ATGGCTCTGGATTCTGTTCCTACCTATCTCAGCGACTTGGGATCATCCCACAGGGCTGTCAGAACCCAGCAGCAAAGGATCAG GAAAGATGAGCGCACCTGGACCTCGGACACTTACGCTCCGTATGACGACGGGCACCAGTGGAGGAAGTACGGCGAGAAGAAGCTCTCCAACTCCAACTTCCCAAG GTTCTATTACAGATGCACCTACAAGAACGACATGAAGTGCCCTGCCACAAAGCAAGTCCAACAGAAGGACACCACCGATCCGCCATTGTTTTCCGTCACTTACTTCAACCATCACACCTGCATCACCAGCTCAAATCCCAAGGGATGCACGAGAGATATTGCTGCGCAATCGTCCTCGAGGAAGGCGGTATCAATCTGCTTCAGCCCGCACACAGCCAGTGAGCAGCCCACATTCCTGACATCCTCAGCGATGCCACAGTCCCCGAATGTACATTCTTTCAGAGCCAATCAACAACCAGAGAGGAGCCCCTATGCAAGCCAGTTTCAGTGGACAGACACATCGTGTCCTGTAAGTAACAGTCAGGTTCAGATGGAGGTTGACAGTTTTTCAGCAGCAAGCACGGCGTCCAGCAGCTCAGGTGCTCTTCCGAGGACGTTGCTGCCGATCGGTCAGTCTAGATGTATCGAGTACTTCCATTTCCTGTGA
- the LOC120663396 gene encoding pentatricopeptide repeat-containing protein At1g09900-like: MAAEALHVLARVRSSGNTPSLSALAALLRLLFRSGEVRAAWNVFEEMATMGPRSSLAMFNAMILGLCHRGMLRVGSGLLGVMEKKFGIIPDVVSYNILIKGHCVFGWSGDAFKLFEEMRRSGCEPTVVTYNILVDVLCHAGRMVEARRLFDEMAQVGIKENTITFNVLMDGYAKTGRMDEASAAYREMKVRGLCWDGRLDDAWELLRGAIEQGVPVSVAGFNALIAAYSKEGLHEAAFELYRIMNKLGLAPSTHTFNYLIMGLCNQGRLNDAQLILEHMVSKGYCLSTSFTIYLDASFREGDAVRALNCWDDMEKIGLQPDFIAFSAYVNGLCRLDYVNEAYQAFAKMTTRGLEPNNITYNSIISAFCRAGSMAEALKLQQKMRQSGLVPDVYTSNILIDGFCRQGNLKMVDSLLSDMCSNGLIPDTVTYNTIINAYCRAQDMNGAMNFMNKMFAAGCEQDIFTYNIWMHSLCSNHMLNQAGKVLDELVTRGCPTNSVTYNTLMDGICSDVLDRAMILTGRLIKMAFQPNTITLNVFLSHFCKQGFGKRALMWAEKLREDSFIFDDATRNISDWAQREMENGPQVNNEDIDRCLFLEFLMLMTYETMHNNRSLKARHVPADKGYAPASSNMIKILDTG, translated from the exons ATGGCAGCCGAGGCGCTCCACGTGCTCGCGCGCGTCCGCAGCTCCGGGAATACGCCCAGCCTCTCCGCGCTGGCGGCATTGCTGCGCCTTCTATTCCGCAGCGGGGAGGTCCGCGCTGCCTGGAACGTGTTCGAGGAAATGGCCACGATGGGCCCGCGCTCGAGCCTCGCCATGTTTAACGCCATGATCCTCGGGTTGTGCCACAGGGGGATGCTGCGCGTTGGCTCGGGGCTGCTTGGGGTCATGGAAAAGAAGTTCGGTATCATCCCGGATGTTGTCAGCTATAACATCCTCATCAAGGGACATTGTGTGTTTGGGTGGTCGGGGGACGCCTTCAAGCTGTTTGAGGAAATGCGCAGGTCAGGATGTGAGCCGACAGTCGTGACGTATAACATACTGGTGGATGTTCTGTGCCATGCGGGGAGGATGGTGGAAGCAAGGAGGCTGTTCGATGAGATGGCACAGGTGGGGATCAAAGAAAATACAATAACCTTCAATGTCTTGATGGATGGATATGCAAAAACCGGACGGATGGATGAGGCCAGCGCGGCCTATAGGGAGATGAAAGTGAGGGG GCTTTGTTGGGATGGCCGGCTGGATGATGCCTGGGAACTTCTGCGCGGTGCTATTGAGCAGGGTGTTCCAGTTAGTGTTGCTGGATTTAATGCATTGATCGCTGCTTATAGCAAGGAGGGACTCCATGAAGCAGCTTTTGAACTATACAGAATTATGAACAAGTTAGGGCTGGCGCCGTCAACACATACTTTTAATTATTTGATAATGGGGCTGTGCAATCAAGGAAGGCTTAATGACGCACAGCTAATTTTGGAACACATGGTTAGCAAGGGCTACTGTCTAAGCACATCATTTACTATTTACTTGGATGCATCCTTCAGAGAGGGCGACGCAGTCCGTGCTTTGAATTGTTGGGATGATATGGAAAAAATTGGTCTGCAGCCTGATTTTATTGCCTTCTCAGCATATGTCAATGGCCTATGCCGATTAGATTATGTGAATGAGGCTTATCAGGCATTTGCCAAGATGACAACAAGAGGACTTGAACCAAACAATATTACTTACAACTCCATCATATCTGCATTTTGTCGGGCAGGCAGTATGGCTGAAGCTTTGAAGTTACAGCAGAAGATGAGGCAGAGTGGCCTTGTTCCCGATGTTTACACAAGCAACATTCTAATCGACGGTTTCTGCAGACAAGGAAATTTGAAGATGGTGGACAGCCTTTTATCAGACATGTGCAGTAATGGTCTAATCCCAGACACAGTGACGTACAATACTATAATCAATGCGTATTGCAGGGCTCAGGATATGAATGGTGCTATGAATTTTATGAATAAGATGTTTGCAGCTGGTTGTGAACAAGATATTTTCACATATAATATTTGGATGCATAGCCTCTGCAGCAACCATATGTTGAACCAAGCAGGGAAGGTGTTAGATGAGCTTGTTACTAGGGGTTGTCCTACTAATTCAGTTACATACAATACATTGATGGATGGCATTTGCAGTGATGTTCTTGATCGAGCTATGATACTGACTGGCAGGCTGATTAAGATGGCTTTCCAACCAAACACTATCACACTTAATGTTTTCCTATCTCATTTCTGCAAGCAAGGATTTGGAAAGAGAGCCCTTATGTGGGCTGAGAAGCTCAGGGAagattcttttatttttgatgaTGCTACTAGAAATATAAGTGACTGGGCACAAAGGGAAATGGAGAATGGTCCCCAGGTTAACAATGAGGACATAGATAGGTGCCTGTTTCTTGAGTTCTTGATGCTCATGACATATGAGACTATGCACAACAACAGATCCTTAAAGGCTAGACATGTGCCTGCGGATAAAGGTTATGCTCCTGCTAGCAGCAACATGATCAAGATTTTAGATACTGGTTGA
- the LOC120663398 gene encoding WRKY DNA-binding transcription factor 70-like isoform X1 — MALDSVPTYLSDLGSSHRAVRTQQQRIRKDERTWTSDTYAPYDDGHQWRKYGEKKLSNSNFPRGRRTYQTAKLSTSHSAAAVELSVDRFYYRCTYKNDMKCPATKQVQQKDTTDPPLFSVTYFNHHTCITSSNPKGCTRDIAAQSSSRKAVSICFSPHTASEQPTFLTSSAMPQSPNVHSFRANQQPERSPYASQFQWTDTSCPVSNSQVQMEVDSFSAASTASSSSGALPRTLLPIGQSRCIEYFHFL, encoded by the exons ATGGCTCTGGATTCTGTTCCTACCTATCTCAGCGACTTGGGATCATCCCACAGGGCTGTCAGAACCCAGCAGCAAAGGATCAG GAAAGATGAGCGCACCTGGACCTCGGACACTTACGCTCCGTATGACGACGGGCACCAGTGGAGGAAGTACGGCGAGAAGAAGCTCTCCAACTCCAACTTCCCAAG GGGAAGGAGGACATATCAAACTGCCAAGTTGTCTACTAGTCACTCTGCGGCTGCGGTAGAATTGTCGGTGGACAG GTTCTATTACAGATGCACCTACAAGAACGACATGAAGTGCCCTGCCACAAAGCAAGTCCAACAGAAGGACACCACCGATCCGCCATTGTTTTCCGTCACTTACTTCAACCATCACACCTGCATCACCAGCTCAAATCCCAAGGGATGCACGAGAGATATTGCTGCGCAATCGTCCTCGAGGAAGGCGGTATCAATCTGCTTCAGCCCGCACACAGCCAGTGAGCAGCCCACATTCCTGACATCCTCAGCGATGCCACAGTCCCCGAATGTACATTCTTTCAGAGCCAATCAACAACCAGAGAGGAGCCCCTATGCAAGCCAGTTTCAGTGGACAGACACATCGTGTCCTGTAAGTAACAGTCAGGTTCAGATGGAGGTTGACAGTTTTTCAGCAGCAAGCACGGCGTCCAGCAGCTCAGGTGCTCTTCCGAGGACGTTGCTGCCGATCGGTCAGTCTAGATGTATCGAGTACTTCCATTTCCTGTGA